The genomic region GGGGAAGACCGCGAAAGTGGGCCGCGTGAGCTACGCGAAAGGCGTGGTTTACCTGGAGGGAATCTCGCGCAAGAACGCGAAAGGGACCGAAATCCTCATTCCGTTCCAGGCCTCGAACCTCCTGCTCCTCGAGCTCAACATGAGCGAAGGGAGGAAGAGGCAGTTCGGAATGCCCGCCGAGCAGAAAGGCGAAGTGAAAGTTTAGGCTTGAAAAGGTGGAACGATGGCTAAGAAAGGACGAACATATCACACGAAAAGAATCGCAATCACGAAAGCTATACCTGTGAGCGACAAGAAAGCGAACACGTTCATGATAAGCACCGATCCAGGCCCGCATCCGCGGAGCAAGGCAATCCCCCTGGGAGTGCTCCTGCGCGAAGTGCTCGGCGTGACCCGGACAGCATCCGAGAGTAGGAAGGTGCTCAACTCCAAAAGCGTCCTCGTGGACGGAAAGCCCAGGAGGGAGCCCAAGTTCCCGGTAGGCCTGATGGACGTGGTTTCGTTCCCGAAGGTGAACCGCTCCTACAGGATAGTTGTGAACAGGAAGAGCCAGCTGGTTCCGCTCGAGATAAAGCACTCAAGCTCGAAAATCGGGAAGGTGGTGAACAAGCACACGGTCCGCGGCGGAAAGACAACAATCACGCTTCACGATGGAAGGAACATACTCGCGGACAACAACGTGCGCGTGGGGGACAGCGCGGTAATCTCTGTCCCGGACCAGAAGGTCGCGAAGGTCCTCAAGTTCGAGCCCGGCGCCAAATGCCTCGTCACCGAGGGCGCGCATGCGGGCGTGGTCGCGAAGCTCGAGGAAGTCATCAAGAGGGAAGGAAGCTGGACCGAGGCGCGGCTCAAGGGGGCCGAGGAATTCGTCACGGTAGCTAAATACCTCTTCGTCGTGGACGATTCATTCGAAGGTGCATGATTATGGAATCCAACCCCATGAGGGAAGCTGTGATAGAGAAAGTCACGGTGAACGTAGGCGTCGGCTCTCCGGGCGAGAGGATGGACGGCATAAAAGCCGTCGTGGAAAAGCTCGCGGGCGCGAAATTCGTGGAAACCAAGGCGAGGAAGAGGAACCCGGTGTTCAAGCTCCGCGTCGGCCTGCCCATAGGGCTCAAGACCACCCTGCGCGGGAAGAAGGCGCTGGATTTCCTGAACCGCGCGCTCGATTCCAGGAAGAGGAAGCTTAACGCATCCTGCTTCGACAAGCTCGGGAATTTCTCTTTCGGCGTGAAGGAGTACATAGATTTTCCGGGCGCGAAATACAACCCCGCGGTGGGCGTGTTCGGCTTTGATGTTTGCGTGACGCTAAGGCGCAAGGGCAGCAGGGTGGGAGCCAGGATGCGCGTCCCGGGAAAGGTGGGGAAGAAGCACATGCTCACAAAGGCAGACGGGCTTGAGTTCGCAAAGTCAAAACTCAACGCCAAGATGGAGGAATAGGGGTGTTATGATGACGGTTTCTCTCGATGAAAAATACAAGGGAAAGGGAACCAGGAAGTGCCGGATATGCGGGAACGCCCGCGCGGTCATACGGAAATACAACCTGCACATATGCAGGAGATGCTTCCGCGAGGTCGCAGAGCACATCAATTTCAGGAAATACTAAGGTGATGGCATGGACATAGTCGCTGATGCTCTCAACACGTTGAAGACGCACGAGATAGCTGGCCAGAGGCACTGCACGGTGAAATCCTCCAGGCTGATAGGCAAGATTCTCGACATACTCAAGAGCGAGGGCTACATCTCCGCGTACAGGAACGTCGAGGACGGCAGGGGGAGCAAGTTCGAGATAGAGCTCGCGGGCAAGATAAACGAGGCCAAGGTGATAAAGCCGAGGCTGCCCATAAAGAAGGACGAATGGCCCAGGGTGGAGGAGCGCTTCCTTCCAGCCTACAACATAGGGGTGATAATAATATCCACCTCCAAGGGCGTGCTCACCAATTCCCAGGCCCAGGACCTCGGCGTGGGCGGAAGGCTGATAGCTTACGTTTACTAGGTGCTCATATGGACATACCCGGCGGAGTCACTATAACAATCGAGGGTTCATTGGTGAAAGCCAAGGGCCCGAAGGGCGAATCCCAGAAGCAGTTCAGGGTGCGCAACGTCTCCATAAAAAGCGACGGAAAGAAGGTGGAGGTGGAGTGCGCGGACCCGGCAGTGAAGGGCACGGTGGAAGCCCACATCCGCAACCTCGTGAAGGGTGTGCAGGAGGGCTACGTGCGCAAGATGAAGATGATATACGCGCACTTCCCGTTCACTCTGGAAACGAAGGGAGACACGCTCATGGTGAAGAACATGCTCGGAGAGAAGCTCCCGCGCAAGTTCAAGATAATCGGCAAGACCAAGATAGAAGTGAAGGGGCAGGAGGTAACCATCTCGGGCCCGAGCAAGGACGACGTAGGCCAGACAATCGCGAATATGAAGACCGCGCTCAAAATAAGGGAGAAGGACCCGCGCGTGTTCCAGGACGGTATCTACGAAGTCGCATAGGTGGTCATGATGAACAAGAAATCCAAACCGGCCTTCAACGTGCTCAATTCAGGATTCAAGAAGAGGGTGAAGCACAGGTGGAGAAGCCCCCGGGGCACGGACAACAAGAAGAGGATAAGGTGCGCTTTCGCAGGAGCGAGCCCGCGCATAGGCTACAAGAACGCAGGCGCAGTGCGCTGCCTACATCCTTCCGGGATGCACGAGGTTTTGGTGCACAACGAGAAGGAGCTCAGGGCCGCGGTGGGAAAAGCCGCGCGCATCGCCTCCGGCGTGGGGAAGAAGAAGCGCGAGAGCTTCAGGAAGATAGCCGCCGAGCTCAAGCTGAAGCTTCTAAACTGAGGTGTTCATATGCTTTCAACCGTGAAAAGGCTCGCATCCGAAATCCTGGGGGTGGGCGTGAGCAAGATAAGGATAAAGCCAGAAGACATCGGGCGCGCGGAGAGCGCGCTCACGCGCGAGGACGTGAGGGGCCTGATAAAGGACAAAGTGATAATAGTGAAGCGCAGGCCTGGCTTCAAGGTCCTCAACAGGAGGAAGAAGAAGCTCAGGGGCTCCAGGAAGGGCAGCATGAACAGCCGCGCCCCGGAAAAGGGGAAGTGGATGACAAGCGTGCGCGCACAGCGCAAGTACCTCAGCGAGCTCGTTTCCGCCGGAAACCTGGAGAAATCCAGCAAGCGCAAAGTCTACCTTAGGATAAAAGGGGGCTCCTTCAAGGGCAAGAAAGCGATGCTCATGTACCTCAAGGACAACAGCATGTACGTGGAGAAAGCCGGAAGCCCGGAAAAGGCCCCGAAGCCCAGGCCCGCGAAGGCCGAAAAGGCGAAGGAGGCGCAGGAGCCCAAGAAATGACTGGAAACTAAAAACTACCGAATGAACGGGAAACGAAAAAAAAGAAAAATGACCCGAAACGTTCGAAACGTGGATGTTGAAACGAAAACGAGAAAAACGATGACGAAGAAATGGCTCGAAATGAAAATGAAGAAAAAGGAAAAAATGGCGCGAAACTAAAACGATGGCATGAAGCGAAACGAAAATGATGATATGAATAAGGTGTTAGCATGAAAGTCCATACAACGTTCATAATGCCCTTCAGGAGAAGGCGCGAGGGAAGGACCGACTACAGGAGGAGGCTCTCGCTCGTGCGGGGCGGGGAAACCCGGATGGTGGTGAGGCGCTCGAACAAGGGATTCCTCATCCAATTCGTGGA from Candidatus Micrarchaeia archaeon harbors:
- the rplX gene encoding 50S ribosomal protein L24, which encodes MKKDTERKKFHEAKLHELRPRMHMHLSKDLRTKLKIKNRALLVNKGDSVRIMRGSGKGKTAKVGRVSYAKGVVYLEGISRKNAKGTEILIPFQASNLLLLELNMSEGRKRQFGMPAEQKGEVKV
- a CDS encoding 30S ribosomal protein S4e; protein product: MAKKGRTYHTKRIAITKAIPVSDKKANTFMISTDPGPHPRSKAIPLGVLLREVLGVTRTASESRKVLNSKSVLVDGKPRREPKFPVGLMDVVSFPKVNRSYRIVVNRKSQLVPLEIKHSSSKIGKVVNKHTVRGGKTTITLHDGRNILADNNVRVGDSAVISVPDQKVAKVLKFEPGAKCLVTEGAHAGVVAKLEEVIKREGSWTEARLKGAEEFVTVAKYLFVVDDSFEGA
- a CDS encoding 50S ribosomal protein L5; this encodes MESNPMREAVIEKVTVNVGVGSPGERMDGIKAVVEKLAGAKFVETKARKRNPVFKLRVGLPIGLKTTLRGKKALDFLNRALDSRKRKLNASCFDKLGNFSFGVKEYIDFPGAKYNPAVGVFGFDVCVTLRRKGSRVGARMRVPGKVGKKHMLTKADGLEFAKSKLNAKMEE
- a CDS encoding 30S ribosomal protein S14, producing MTVSLDEKYKGKGTRKCRICGNARAVIRKYNLHICRRCFREVAEHINFRKY
- a CDS encoding 30S ribosomal protein S8 gives rise to the protein MDIVADALNTLKTHEIAGQRHCTVKSSRLIGKILDILKSEGYISAYRNVEDGRGSKFEIELAGKINEAKVIKPRLPIKKDEWPRVEERFLPAYNIGVIIISTSKGVLTNSQAQDLGVGGRLIAYVY
- the rplF gene encoding 50S ribosomal protein L6 encodes the protein MDIPGGVTITIEGSLVKAKGPKGESQKQFRVRNVSIKSDGKKVEVECADPAVKGTVEAHIRNLVKGVQEGYVRKMKMIYAHFPFTLETKGDTLMVKNMLGEKLPRKFKIIGKTKIEVKGQEVTISGPSKDDVGQTIANMKTALKIREKDPRVFQDGIYEVA
- a CDS encoding eL32 family ribosomal protein; the protein is MNKKSKPAFNVLNSGFKKRVKHRWRSPRGTDNKKRIRCAFAGASPRIGYKNAGAVRCLHPSGMHEVLVHNEKELRAAVGKAARIASGVGKKKRESFRKIAAELKLKLLN
- a CDS encoding 50S ribosomal protein L19e; the encoded protein is MLSTVKRLASEILGVGVSKIRIKPEDIGRAESALTREDVRGLIKDKVIIVKRRPGFKVLNRRKKKLRGSRKGSMNSRAPEKGKWMTSVRAQRKYLSELVSAGNLEKSSKRKVYLRIKGGSFKGKKAMLMYLKDNSMYVEKAGSPEKAPKPRPAKAEKAKEAQEPKK